The following proteins come from a genomic window of Acidimicrobiia bacterium:
- a CDS encoding SDR family oxidoreductase gives MSDSQRVLVTGASRGIGRATAIAFGRTGATVALMARESPQLEEVSRELDAIGASNVAVACDVRDPVAVERAVEAVVGELGGVDVLVNNAGGGRYAPFPELTESDWTAMLSLNVTGLANVTRAVLPVMRRRGAGHIVNMGSIRGLEGGATWTAYTASKFAVTGFSRALREELEGTGILVSLVSPGGVKTGFGGIQPAEKDPTWMDPSAVADLIVQVVEFRGRGWITEVTMMPEPG, from the coding sequence ATGTCCGACAGCCAGCGCGTTCTCGTGACCGGTGCCAGCCGGGGTATCGGACGGGCGACGGCGATCGCCTTCGGCCGAACGGGGGCAACAGTTGCACTGATGGCCCGGGAGAGCCCCCAGCTCGAAGAGGTCTCACGGGAGCTCGACGCAATCGGCGCATCGAACGTCGCCGTGGCGTGCGATGTCCGTGATCCGGTAGCTGTCGAACGGGCGGTCGAGGCCGTCGTAGGGGAACTGGGGGGCGTCGACGTGCTCGTCAACAACGCGGGAGGAGGCCGCTACGCCCCGTTCCCGGAGCTGACCGAGTCGGACTGGACCGCCATGCTGTCGCTGAACGTGACGGGACTGGCCAATGTCACGAGGGCGGTGCTGCCCGTCATGCGCCGACGCGGCGCCGGGCACATCGTCAACATGGGATCGATCAGAGGGCTGGAAGGCGGCGCGACCTGGACCGCCTACACGGCGAGCAAGTTCGCGGTCACCGGATTCTCCCGGGCGCTTCGCGAAGAGCTCGAGGGGACAGGGATCCTCGTGTCGCTGGTGTCTCCCGGAGGGGTGAAGACGGGGTTCGGGGGCATCCAGCCGGCTGAGAAGGATCCGACCTGGATGGATCCTTCGGCGGTGGCCGACCTGATCGTGCAGGTGGTCGAATTCCGAGGTCGGGGTTGGATCACCGAGGTCACGATGATGCCCGAACCCGGATGA
- a CDS encoding cupin domain-containing protein produces MSIDGRHFSLGPNEGKAMMVLGDVVTFKITAAESDNAYFITEIVSVPGGGPAFLHTHIPQETFWILEGDYEVYGQDADGEKYSIAAPAGSTVHVPGNVPHGFRNVGDTKGKVLAIYAPVTHQADFFLDIGVPMESPLDPMPLDQMPSPERIIEVLATHQMKLIEDPFNQ; encoded by the coding sequence ATGAGCATTGACGGAAGGCACTTCTCTCTCGGGCCGAATGAGGGGAAGGCCATGATGGTGTTGGGCGATGTCGTGACGTTCAAGATCACCGCCGCCGAATCGGACAACGCCTATTTCATCACCGAGATCGTCAGCGTGCCGGGAGGGGGCCCGGCCTTCTTGCACACCCACATCCCGCAGGAGACGTTCTGGATCCTGGAGGGTGACTACGAGGTCTACGGACAAGACGCGGATGGCGAGAAGTACTCCATCGCAGCCCCCGCCGGCTCGACCGTGCACGTGCCCGGAAACGTGCCGCATGGCTTCCGAAACGTTGGCGACACCAAGGGCAAGGTCCTCGCCATCTACGCGCCGGTGACCCATCAGGCCGACTTCTTCCTGGACATCGGCGTGCCGATGGAGTCCCCGCTGGATCCGATGCCGCTCGATCAGATGCCAAGCCCCGAGCGCATCATCGAGGTCCTTGCCACCCATCAGATGAAGCTGATCGAAGATCCGTTCAACCAGTAG